The following coding sequences are from one Triticum aestivum cultivar Chinese Spring chromosome 5A, IWGSC CS RefSeq v2.1, whole genome shotgun sequence window:
- the LOC123107604 gene encoding ankyrin repeat-containing protein At5g02620, which translates to MDLRLRQHTIQLGATHGAAATQPGDGGAMSSELYLAVCGGKKEEAMALLRQLHHGGSAADDRAAGIHLVSAKRNNVLHLAAEHGRDELIHHLVGFGGKSLLSAQNSALDTPLHCAARAGHCKAVSALVQLALDYGDESALWCKNAAGDTALHLAARLGHGVAVEAMVSAASGLASEVNHAGVSPLYLAVMSRSVRAVRAITTRCRDASAAGPSSQNALHAAVFQGSEMVSLLLEWKPCGPSLASQADDTGSTPLHFASSDGDRSVVGAILSATPPCAVRVRDSGGLSALHVAAGMGHAHVAMALVDACPDAAELQDDSGGTFLHAAARGGHSEVVRLAIKKPMLGGGGLLNTQDGDGNTPLHLAVAAREPAIAEALLWTGQVRADVTNNDGHTPLDLAARSTDFYSMVSLVVTLTAFGAQFRPQRRDHVQRWDSRNMTKAIEKTSDSLAVVAVLVAGVAFTAANNLPGSYEQEGNTNGMAVLRRKTIFKCFLILDGVALVTSILAVVLLVYGKASRSARSWKSFAAALHCIWASLISMLLAFYAAIAAVTSTTGVYDIRVFVVNLVLVVLFIVLSAFVSPPVSHLIMCKFLWQCGFRGRQGGVVRRRISQQYPVVGAFVFNLLLFRAAHYVILFAGFIIVSTLRGGSDVR; encoded by the exons ATGGACCTCCGGCTCCGGCAGCACACCATCCAGCTCGGTGCGACTCATGGCGCAGCGGCGACGCAGCCGGGCGACGGTGGCGCGATGAGCTCCGAGCTGTACCTCGCCGTGTGCGGGGGGAAGAAGGAGGAGGCCATGGCGCTGCTTCGCCAGCTGCACCACGGCGGCTCTGCTGCGGATGATCGGGCTGCTG GCATACACCTGGTGAGCGCAAAGAGGAACAATGTTCTTCACTTAGCCGCGGAGCACGGGCGCGACGAGCTCATCCATCATCTCGTCGGCTTCGGGGGGAAGAGTTTGCTCTCTGCCCAGAACTCTGCTCTCGACACGCCTCTGCACTGCGCGGCGAGGGCGGGGCATTGCAAGGCCGTGTCTGCTCTCGTCCAGCTCGCGCTGGACTACGGAGACGAGAGCGCGCTGTGGTGCAAGAATGCGGCTGGGGACACGGCCCTTCATCTGGCAGCGAGGCTCGGCCATGGCGTGGCGGTTGAGGCCATGGTCTCGGCGGCGTCTGGGCTGGCCTCTGAGGTCAACCACGCGGGCGTTTCGCCGCTGTACCTGGCGGTGATGAGCAGGTCGGTGCGCGCCGTCAGAGCGATAACGACCAGGTGCAGGGACGCGTCGGCCGCCGGCCCGAGCTCGCAGAATGCGCTGCATGCCGCCGTCTTCCAGGGCTCAG AAATGGTTAGCCTGCTGCTGGAGTGGAAGCCATGCGGCCCATCCCTGGCTAGCCAAGCGGACGACACGGGCAGCACCCCGCTCCACTTCGCCTCGTCCGACGGCGACCGCTCCGTCGTAGGTGCCATCCTGAGCGCGACGCCGCCGTGCGCGGTGCGCGTGCGGGACTCTGGCGGCCTCTCTGCTCTGCACGTCGCGGCCGGGATGGGCCACGCCCACGTCGCCATGGCGCTGGTGGACGCCTGCCCGGACGCTGCCGAGCTCCAGGACGACAGCGGCGGAACCTTCCTGCACGCCGCGGCCAGGGGAGGCCACTCGGAGGTCGTGCGGCTCGCCATCAAGAAGCCGATgctgggcggcggcggcctcctgaaCACGCAGGACGGGGACGGCAACACGCCTCTCCACCTGGCGGTGGCCGCGCGCGAGCCGGCCATCGCGGAGGCCCTGCTGTGGACGGGCCAGGTGCGAGCCGACGTGACGAACAACGACGGCCACACGCCGCTGGACCTCGCCGCGAGATCAACCGATTTCTACTCCATGGTGAGCCTGGTGGTGACACTGACGGCATTCGGAGCGCAGTTCCGCCCGCAGAGGCGGGACCACGTGCAGCGATGGGACAGCCGCAACATGACAAAGGCAATCGAGAAGACGTCCGACAGCCTCGCGGTggtcgccgtcctcgtcgccggcgtggcctTCACCGCCGCCAACAACCTCCCCGGGTCGTACGAGCAGGAGGGGAACACAAATGGGATGGCGGTCCTCCGGAGGAAGACCATCTTCAAATGCTTCCTCATCCTGGACGGCGTCGCCCTGGTGACCTCCATCCTCGCGGTGGTCCTGCTCGTCTACGGCAAGGCCTCGCGCTCCGCCCGGTCGTGGAAAAGCTTCGCGGCGGCGCTGCATTGCATATGGGCGTCCCTGATCAGCATGCTCCTGGCGTTCTACGCGGCCATAGCAGCCGTGACGAGCACCACGGGGGTCTACGACATCAGGGTCTTCGTCGTGAATCTCGTCCTCGTCGTGCTCTTCATCGTGCTCTCCGCCTTCGTCAGTCCTCCGGTGTCGCACCTCATAATGTGCAAGTTCCTGTGGCAATGTGGCTTCAGAGGACGCCAAGGTGGTGTCGTCCGCAGGCGTATCAGCCAGCAGTATCCAGTCGTGGGTGCTTTCGTCTTCAACCTGCTTCTATTCAGGGCTGCGCATTACGTTATACTGTTTGCCGGCTTCATCATTGTCTCCACCCTGCGTGGCGGCTCCGACGTTCGTTAG
- the LOC123104656 gene encoding pentatricopeptide repeat-containing protein At3g23020: protein MLSPCDRFLHRAPAPPPPLNPQLSLAASVPGASRRDKGLALQSNAVSAAPARTAEACPNAVVVPPTVAGTTGQSAAAQMGKGRGRLAGYGGSIPAMLYALERVRDVGEALWPWRDTLSSRERTIILKEQKDWRRAVEIFDWFRRQRGHEVNVIHYNVVLCAVGRARRWDLVAGLWRQMHSCGVAPDNATYGTLIDVYCKGGRETAALLWLGDMCKRGLVPDEVTMSTVLHAHKKAGEYDKAEIFFQRWSSESDTGSDGHLCYSLYTYNTLIDTYGKSGQLEKVSDMFNQMLRKGVAPSIITFNTLIHVWGKHHRMEQVASLVRMMEEFQCPPDTRTYNTLISLYRESNEIDVAEHYFCKMKAENLVPDVVSCRTLLYGYCTRGMVSKAEALVKEMDESGLVIDEYTQSALTRMYVNAGMLEQSWCWFERFCNQMESECFSANIDAFGKKGYINLAEKAFVCCLERKKLSVSVCNVMIKAYGLAEKLDEACEIAAGMERYGVLPDYLTYSSLIQLLSTAKLPEKALYYLRKMQAAKMPIDCVPYSVVISSFTKNGNLHMVECLFREMVTLGVHADAYVYSILIDTYAEVGNVQQAAAYFGLVTKAGLCESASIYNSLIKLYTKAGYLAEAQKTYKLLKSLDTDTNLYASNCMIGLYSDHCMVNEARELFENLKITGSANEFSYAMMVCLYKKVARYDEAHRISKEMQALGLLTQALSYNSVIQMYVSGGKMEEAVKIFQKMLASSTPPNDVTFKALKPILVKEGVSNIEIARLESLRRCNTQDCLNQWYRALALVVRSDGTTSRHTMGHSCTRIHSFYIDSF from the coding sequence ATGCTGAGCCCGTGCGACCGGTTCCTCCACCgtgctcccgcgccgccgccgccgctgaatcCGCAGTTGAGCCTCGCGGCCTCGGTGCCCGGCGCCAGCCGCAGGGACAAAGGCCTCGCGCTCCAGAGCAACGCGGTCTCAGCGGCTCCGGCGAGAACCGCCGAGGCTTGCCCCAATGCGGTGGTGGTTCCACCcaccgtcgccggcaccaccgggCAGAGTGCTGCCGCGCAAATGGGGAAGGGTAGGGGCAGGTTGGCCGGCTACGGCGGGTCCATCCCGGCGATGCTGTACGCGCTGGAGCGCGTCCGGGACGTCGGGGAGGCCCTGTGGCCGTGGAGGGACACGCTGAGCAGCCGGGAGAGGACCATCATCCTCAAGGAGCAGAAGGACTGGCGGCGGGCGGTCGAGATCTTCGACTGGTTCCGCAGGCAGAGGGGGCACGAGGTCAATGTCATCCACTACAATGTCGTGCTCTGCGCGGTCGGGCGCGCGAGGAGATGGGACCTCGTCGCGGGCCTGTGGCGCCAGATGCATTCCTGCGGCGTGGCGCCGGATAACGCGACGTACGGTACGCTGATCGATGTGTACTGCAAAGGGGGCAGGGAGACGGCGGCGTTGCTGTGGCTCGGGGACATGTGCAAGCGCGGCTTGGTGCCTGACGAGGTCACCATGAGCACTGTCCTTCATGCGCATAAGAAGGCTGGAGAGTATGACAAGGCAGAGATTTTCTTTCAAAGATGGTCTTCTGAATCAGATACAGGGTCGGATGGACATCTCTGCTATAGCTTGTACACTTACAACACCTTGATTGATACTTATGGAAAGTCTGGGCAGCTTGAGAAAGTGTCAGACATGTTCAACCAAATGTTGAGGAAAGGTGTTGCGCCGAGCATTATTACATTCAACACACTGATTCATGTCTGGGGTAAACACCATAGGATGGAGCAGGTGGCTTCTTTGGTGAGGATGATGGAGGAGTTTCAGTGCCCTCCTGACACCAGGACTTACAATACACTCATCTCACTGTACAGAGAAAGCAATGAAATTGATGTCGCGGAGCACTACTTCTGTAAGATGAAAGCCGAAAATTTGGTGCCGGATGTTGTGAGCTGCCGCACGCTATTGTATGGGTACTGTACCAGGGGAATGGTCAGTAAAGCAGAAGCCCTTGTTAAAGAAATGGACGAGAGTGGCCTGGTGATCGATGAATACACGCAGTCAGCTCTAACCAGGATGTATGTAAATGCTGGGATGCTTGAGCAGTCGTGGTGTTGGTTTGAGAGGTTCTGTAATCAGATGGAGTCCGAGTGCTTTTCTGCAAATATTGATGCATTTGGGAAGAAAGGGTACATAAACCTCGCGGAAAAGGCCTTTGTGTGTTGCCTGGAGAGGAAGAAGCTTAGCGTTTCTGTGTGCAATgttatgatcaaagcatatgggttAGCAGAGAAGCTTGATGAGGCCTGTGAGATAGCTGCTGGCATGGAGAGGTACGGCGTGCTACCTGATTACTTGACTTACAGTTCTCTCATTCAGCTCCTGTCAACTGCTAAACTGCCAGAGAAAGCACTCTACTACTTGAGAAAGATGCAAGCAGCTAAAATGCCGATTGACTGTGTTCCATATTCTGTGGTGATTAGCAGCTTTACTAAGAATGGGAATTTGCACATGGTTGAATGCCTATTTAGAGAAATGGTCACTTTGGGGGTCCACGCGGATGCATATGTTTACTCTATCTTAATTGATACATATGCTGAAGTTGGAAATGTCCAGCAAGCTGCAGCATATTTTGGTTTAGTGACAAAGGCTGGTTTATGTGAGAGTGCTTCGATCTATAATTCTTTGATCAAACTCTACACAAAAGCAGGGTATCTGGCAGAGGCTCAAAAAACATACAAGCTTCTGAAATCATTAGATACTGACACCAACCTTTATGCATCCAACTGCATGATTGGCCTCTACAGTGACCATTGTATGGTGAACGAAGCACGTGAGCTTTTTGAGAATTTGAAGATTACGGGAAGCGCAAATGAATTTTCATATGCGATGATGGTGTGCTTGTACAAGAAAGTTGCTCGCTACGATGAAGCTCACAGGATCTCCAAGGAAATGCAAGCTTTAGGGCTTCTAACTCAAGCATTAAGTTATAATTCTGTGATTCAGATGTACGTATCTGGTGGGAAAATGGAGGAGGCTGTGAAAATATTTCAGAAGATGTTGGCATCGAGCACACCACCAAACGATGTAACTTTCAAGGCATTAAAACCAATTCTAGTGAAAGAAGGAGTTTCAAATATTGAGATAGCAAGATTAGAGTCTCTCAGAAGGTGTAACACTCAAGATTGCTTGAATCAGTGGTACAGGGCACTAGCTCTGGTCGTAAGATCAGATGGGACTACCTCTCGACATACTATGGGTCACTCTTGTACAAGGATACATTCTTTTTACATTGACAGTTTCTAG
- the LOC123104657 gene encoding uncharacterized protein, translated as MPESLDEAHLDLIGAEDGMLLFASVLKPRLYLWSMEAGPRGAAGWARRRVVEVELEPLLPPRALLDMSDSDVWAVGFAEGVSVIFLETPAGLIQAEQTRWVNGALRRSCPTPASALEHSVGCWPLTKPHARLSVAVRRRDQVASR; from the exons ATGCCAGAGAGCCTGGACGAGGCACACCTTGACCTCATAGGCGCGGAGGACGGCATGCTGCTGTTCGCGTCCGTGCTCAAGCCCAGACTCTATCTATGGTCCATGGAGGCTGGTCCTAGGGGAGCTGCGGGATGGGCGCGACGCAGGGTCGTCGAGGTCGAGCTCGAGCCGTTGCTCCCTCCCCGTGCCCTCTTGGACATGTCGGACTCGGACGTGTGGGCGGTTGGTTTCGCGGAAGGGGTTAGCGTCATCTTCCTCGAAACACCGGCTGGCTTAATTCAGGCCGAGCAAACAAGGTGGGTGAATGGAGCATTGAGAAGGTCATGCCCTACACCAGCTTCTGCACTCGAG CATTCCGTCGGGTGCTGGCCTCTGACGAAGCCTCACGCGCGCTTGTCGGTGGCGGTACGACGGCGTGACCAAGTGGCGTCGAGATGA
- the LOC123104658 gene encoding uncharacterized protein, whose amino-acid sequence MAMRAPVDDAMRAVFMRLPADDPRSLARAAAVCRSWRAILSDPGFARGYRALHRGPPMLGFLHNEYRNGNRFVPTSTFRRRASQDRPDCQVLDSRHGLVLLYAPAYDPPFETRDLVTGDWWDIDDDPKCRDIMHWPGDGPDDFFSGTWIRCNATVLCAKDRCGHLDCHGGGPFLVALVGSVEEGGIALATVYSSETCQWSDKISVRSPGLRTDDGGHTAVVGDKVYVPSYECDSLVEFNIREQQLSVINVPENLGQGFLYLIGVEDGMLLFASVLKPRLYLLSMEAGPRGAAAWARRRVVELEPLLPPRALLDMSESNIWAVGFAEGVSVIFLRTPAGCYAIDLNSGRANKVGEFSIEKVMPYARFCTGGTYRLVNKVHDEQGIEKVITPMAMPLSPPPLVDDAMRAVFMRLPVDDPRSLIRAAAVCRGWRAILSDPGFARGYRALHGAPPMLGFLHNEYRRGNRFVSTSTFRRPASHDHRDCHVLDSRHGLALLYAPGYHAPFDVCDLVTDNWREIDDDPKCHDIMHWPGDDPDDYYNGSIHCNATVFCAIDRCDHLDCHGGPFLVALVGSADEGSITLATVYSSETRQWSDMISVQTPGLQIDTGGRTAVVGNNKVYVPNYEGDSVVEYNIREQQLSVIKAPEILDQGYLDLLGVEDGMLLFASVRKPRLYLWSMEAGPGGAAAWTRRRVVELEPLLPPRALLDMSSSDVWTVGFAEGVRVIFLRTPAGLYAVELNSGRANKMGEFSIEKVMPYTRFCIGAWGRLPASDEAPHAVAGGR is encoded by the exons ATGGCGATGAGGGCGCCGGTCGACGACGCCATGCGCGCGGTCTTCATGCGCCTGCCGGCGGACGACCCCAGGagcctcgcccgcgccgccgccgtctgcaGGAGCTGGCGCGCCATCCTCTCCGACCCCGGCTTCGCTCGCGGCTACCGCGCGCTCCACAGGGGGCCGCCCATGCTCGGCTTCCTCCACAACGAGTACCGCAACGGCAACCGCTTCGTCCCCACTTCGACCTTCCGGCGGCGGGCGTCCCAGGACCGCCCAGACTGCCAGGTCCTCGACTCCCGGCACGGCCTCGTCCTCCTCTACGCCCCTGCGTACGACCCCCCTTTTGAGACCCGCGACCTCGTCACCGGCGACTGGTGGGACATCGACGACGACCCCAAGTGCCGCGACATCATGCACTGGCCGGGCGACGGCCCCGACGACTTCTTCAGCGGGACTTGGATACGCTGTAATGCCACGGTGCTCTGCGCCAAAGATCGATGTGGCCATCTCGACTGCCATGGCGGCGGTCCTTTCCTCGTGGCCTTGGTGGGCTCTGTGGAGGAAGGAGGCATTGCCCTCGCCACTGTCTACTCGTCGGAGACTTGTCAGTGGAGCGACAAGATCTCTGTTCGGAGCCCGGGTTTGCGCACTGACGACGGAGGGCACACTGCTGTGGTGGGAGATAAGGTCTATGTCCCCAGTTATGAGTGTGACAGTCTCGTGGAGTTCAACATTCGTGAGCAACAACTATCTGTGATCAATGTGCCAGAGAACCTGGGCCAGGGATTCCTTTACCTCATCGGTGTGGAGGACGGCATGCTGCTGTTTGCATCCGTGCTCAAGCCTAGACTCTATCTATTGTCAATGGAGGCTGGTCCTAGAGGAGCTGCGGCATGGGCACGACGCAGGGTCGTCGAGCTCGAGCCATTGCTCCCTCCCCGTGCCCTCTTGGACATGTCGGAGTCGAACATCTGGGCGGTTGGTTTTGCGGAAGGGGTTAGCGTCATCTTCCTCAGAACACCGGCTGGGTGTTACGCAATTGACCTTAATTCAGGCCGAGCCAACAAGGTGGGTGAATTTAGCATTGAAAAGGTCATGCCCTACGCGAGGTTCTGCACTGGAGGTACATACAGACTAGTCAACAAGGTGCATGATGAACAGGGCATTGAAAAGGTCATCACCCCCATGGCGATGCCGCTGAGTCCGCCGCCGCTGGTTGACGACGCCATGCGCGCGGTCTTCATGCGCCTCCCGGTGGACGACCCCAGGAGCCtcatccgcgccgccgccgtctgcaGGGGCTGGCGCGCCATCCTCTCCGACCCCGGCTTCGCCCGCGGCTACCGCGCTCTCCACGGGGCGCCGCCCATGCTGGGCTTCCTCCACAACGAATACCGCAGGGGCAACCGCTTTGTCTCCACCTCGACCTTCCGCCGGCCGGCATCCCATGACCACCGGGACTGCCACGTTCTTGATTCCCGGCACGGCCTCGCCCTCCTCTACGCCCCTGGGTACCATGCCCCCTTCGATGTTTGCGACCTCGTCACCGACAACTGGCGGGAGATCGACGACGACCCCAAGTGCCACGACATCATGCACTGGCCGGGCGACGACCCCGACGACTATTACAATGGCAGCATACACTGTAATGCCACGGTGTTCTGCGCCATAGACCGATGTGACCACCTCGACTGCCATGGTGGCCCTTTCCTCGTGGCCCTGGTGGGCTCTGCAGATGAAGGAAGCATTACCCTCGCCACTGTCTACTCATCGGAGACTCGTCAGTGGAGCGACATGATCTCCGTTCAGACCCCGGGTCTTCAAATCGATACCGGGGGGCGCACTGCTGTGGTGGGAAATAATAAGGTATATGTCCCCAATTATGAGGGTGACAGCGTCGTGGAGTACAACATTCGTGAGCAACAACTGTCTGTGATCAAGGCGCCAGAGATCCTGGACCAGGGATACCTTGACCTCCTGGGTGTGGAGGATGGCATGTTGCTGTTTGCGTCAGTGCGCAAGCCTAGACTCTATCTATGGTCAATGGAGGCTGGTCCTGGAGGAGCTGCGGCATGGACACGACGCAGGGTCGTCGAGCTCGAGCCGTTGCTCCCTCCTCGTGCCCTCTTGGACATGTCGAGCTCGGATGTGTGGACGGTTGGTTTTGCTGAAGGAGTTAGGGTAATCTTCCTCAGAACTCCGGCTGGGTTGTATGCAGTTGAGCTTAATTCAGGCCGAGCCAACAAGATGGGTGAATTTAGCATTGAAAAGGTCATGCCCTACACGAGGTTCTGCATTGGAG CATGGGGCCGGTTGCCGGCCTCCGATGAAGCCCCACACGCAGTTGCTGGTGGACGATGA